From Mangifera indica cultivar Alphonso unplaced genomic scaffold, CATAS_Mindica_2.1 Un_0001, whole genome shotgun sequence, the proteins below share one genomic window:
- the LOC123205071 gene encoding THO complex subunit 7A-like: MLAKGRKVSGRGEAVPVNYAFGPHEDDVIIKHRLLTRTTTTRGEPPLKKLQKKFTSFVLEIEKDEDNFNDCAKLSRAFLQELSTFEIPLLKSKAVIDANIREKENFNELKEEINRQISQAQADIEDLKKQLEESKIERQHKEECEAIRKLIALQPPRSETQKIITDLEKEIAALEAENTAGSRLLELRKKQFALLLHVVDELQSTIEEEQKNLIEEMRMAEEQKSGLEDTSGGSEAMAVD; the protein is encoded by the exons ATGCTTGCAAAGGGAAGGAAGGTTTCTGGCAGGGGAGAAGCAGTGCCAGTGAACTATGCTTTTGGCCCACATGAGGATGATGTAATCATAAAGCACAGACTTCTAACTCGCACAACCACCACAAGGGGTGAACCCCCATTGAAGAAACTTCAGAAGAAGTTCACCTCATTTGTTCTTGAGATTGAGAAGGATGAGGATAATTTTAATGATTGTGCAAAACTTTCCAGAGCTTTCTTACAGGAGTTGTCTACTTTTGAGATTCCACTCCTCAAAAGCAAAGCTGTTATTGATGCAAAcataagagaaaaagagaacTTTAATGAATTGAAAGAAGAGATAAATAGGCAGATATCACAGGCGCAGGCTGACATAGAAGATCTGAAGAAACAACTTGAAGAGAGCAAGATTGAAAGACAGCACAAGGAGGAGTGTGAGGCAATTAGGAAATTGATTGCTTTGCAGCCACCAAGATCGGAGACACAGAAGATAATTACAGATCTGGAGAAAGAGATTGCAGCATTAGAGGCAGAGAATACAGCAGGTTCTAGGTTGTTGGAGCTTCGCAAGAAACAGTTTGCTCTTTTATTGCATGTG GTGGATGAGTTGCAGAGCACTATAGAGGAAGAGCAGAAGAATTTGATAGAGGAGATGAGAATGGCTGAAGAGCAGAAGAGTGGGTTAGAGGACACTAGTGGGGGTTCAGAAGCCATGGCTGTCGACTAG